The region CATTATTCGAAGAGAGCCTCCGCCTGCATGAAGCGGTTGAAGAACTCCTCTTGCATAGGGTTGGGGATCTGCCCCGGCAGGGCTGGCTCAAGGACAACGATGCCAGCCGGAAGAGTCTCGCTAGGCTGGCGGCAATCATGGAGAATAGGGGATGAGCATCAAGTTTCCGAAACATGAGGGTTCGCTTCACCTGACCCACAACGACCATAAGAGCTACTACCAGACAGTCTCTCAATGGCTGGCAGATCAAGAGGCCGGCAACTGTTGGTTCGATTGGGTGAGCCCGGAGCAACGCCAGAAGGCCATCGATACGGACAGCGTCTGGACTATCCAATGGTATCCCGAGACACCTATCGGGTTCTGCGCTCTCGCGGCTGCGGATCTTGATGCTCTGTTAGCAGCCGCGAACGAAGATGAGAGCGGAACACCCGCCAATCCAATCTAGATAACAAACCAATCCGACCGTAGGGGCCAGACCATGACGCTATCCGCTTCAAGCCGTAGGGGCAGACCACGAAAGCAAGGGGTCCCCAGAGACCCCAAGACAGGGCGGATCGCATCAGGGTACGACCGTCAATCCCCAGGGGCTATCACGGCCACGGCCGAAGAAGCCCGCATCCGCCAGCTTCTGGGGGTTGACGTGTATCTGACAGCAAAGCGCAAAGGGCGGCTCGAAGAGGCCCGCAAGAGAGTTTCCAACCCGCTCCTCGGCTATGCCCTCGGTCGCCTTCTCTTCCAAAAGGAAATCGACCAGAACCAGTATGACGCCGGGATGTACTTCGCTTGGCTCTGGAAGGCTCATGCGAAGGTGAGGGGGCTTCCTTCCCCGAATGTCCGAGCCATCGACTACGGGGCCATTACAGGCGGTTACAGTACTCATCCCGAGGACAGCGAAGGGTGGGTTATGGATGTCCGGCGCCGCTGGGAGGATGCGCAGAGCGCCCTCTATCATGCGAACGGGGATCAGGGGCGGACCACGGGACCGTTGAGGGCCATCCTTCTGCGCGTTCTGGTGGAGGACATCGGCCCTCAGGATAAGTACGAGATGGGGAACCTGAGGGTGGGGCTGAATGCGATCAATCAGGCGAGGATGTGATGAGCGATAAGCCGAACTACCGCATGGAGCGCATCGAGCGCCTTCTTCACGAACTCAAATACGAGGTGACACGGGGTATGATGGAGGGGGAGATCGATGAGACTATTGGCTTCCGGTTCTTCGTGCCGATAAGCAAGCGCCTGCCTGACGGGGTGGTGTCTTGCCGGTTTGAGACGCGCCCTGTGCAGCGGTGGGCTATGCATGTCGAGGATCTTCAACCGCGCCTCAAGGTAGTTAGCGATAATACCGCTTGACAACTCGCGCGGGCGCGCGTAAGAACGTAATATTCATCGTGAGAATTGTGCCCGGAGCCCACAAAGCTGCCGGGCTTTTCATTTTTGATCACCACTTCATTCCACTCCAATTCAGTTTCAGGGGGTCGCGTCTCGGTAACGAGTACGCCTCTGGACGAGGATGCTAGCCTCTCCCGTCATTCGGGCCTGTTCCCTCATCTAAGCCCGCTAGAGCATCATGCACATGCTCCCCCCTGAAAACCTCTTTGGGCCGACCAACCCGCAACCTCTTGGTCAAGCGTACAGGCGGTGAATACAGGCCGCGCCCAATACCGACAGTGAGAGCCTATGACCCCTGCGAAGCTGGTTGCCAGTCTCCCGGAGAGCATCCGTGTGGGGCCACACTCTATTGCCATTCACGCGATGGACAGCCGCCAAGCGGCGGAGGGGCGGTGCTATGGCTTCTTCTCCAGCATCGAGAACCGCATATCGATCGATGGCGATATGGCTACCCTCTCTAGGGTCTGCGACACGTTTCTGCATGAGGTTACCCACGCGATCTGGTGGGCCTACGGCATCGAGGTAGGCGACTGCGAAGAGCGGGTTGTCTCGATCATGGGGACCGCTTGGACGCAAGTCTACCGCGACAATCCCTGGCTCCTCGATTGGCTCAAAAAGGCGCTGAAATGAGAAACCTGAATCTTATTACGCAAGATGGGTGGCGAGTACGCATCGTCCACTACATCGCCAAGGCCATTGGCTTGCTGGTTCATGTAGAGGGCATCCCGTTCGGATCCAACCGCCACTACCCGAATAAGTTCGTTGGCGCTGAACGCTGTGGCGCCATCAGCACTTCGCGTCCGGCTGGTAGCCCACCTGGGCGGTCTGCATGATGGGCGGTCCTTGGAACATCCCGACAGGCAACCCTCTCATCAGAGCCGATGATTGGGGCCGATACCTCCGGGTTGAGTATGCCTATGGCGAGGGCTGGCCGTCTCATTCGGTTCGTCAGTGGTTCTGGGAGGCTGAGTGATGGAAGTCGTATTCGCTCTAGTCCTCTGGTGGGGCAACGGGGTCGTCCTGGTCGGGTATCTGCCGACCGAAGCTGATTGCGTTAGCGCCGGGAAAGAGACCGCTTGGTACTACCCTAGTGAGACGGGCCCGAAGCGCAACTCGCTGAATTTTACTTGTTCTGCCGTCCAGCGGCCCGTGGGTGGCAAATGATCACCGTATTCGACCCCATCTCAGGCCAATCCATCACCATAGAGGTGAAGAAGTGAAGTTCTGGCGCCGTAAGGCTGAAGGCATGAGCCCTGAGCAGATGGATGAAGCCGTCATGGCGATCCAGGCAGAGATCGAGCGTCGGATGTCTATGGGGCCTGTTGAGCGGGAGATCGCCCATCAGATGCGCTACGGCTGGGCGACGTTCGATAACGTCCGGCAATCGCTCCTGATCCTGGCAAGGGAAATAGATGGGTTGAAGAAATGACCGCCACTGTCATTCCCCATACCGCCTTCCTGGAAGCCAGGGCGCGTAAGATCGACCCGAAGGGCTATGCCTCTCGTAAGATCTTCAATGCCATCGACAGGCAGGTAAAAGCCAACCAATCCGCCAAGCCCCTTCTCATTGGCAACACGCCAGTGATCGATGAGGACTTCGATGAGTTGCCGGTGATGGATCGGGGCGACCGAGACTTGCGCTGGGGACCGCAGAGAGACCCAGGGGATGAGACATGAGGGGCTTCTACTTCGACCGTATGCCCTTCCAGGTCTGGCTTTCGCCGCGTGACATCCGATGGGGACGGCAGAGGCCCCAAGATCCAAGAGCAATCATGCTGAACCTCTACAGGGCCGAGAAGTACAGCCCGAGAGACTGAACCCATCATAAGCGGTGCGTCCGCAAAGATGAGCCAATGCTAACCGACAAGCAAAAGAGGTTCGTTGAGGAATACCTCATTGACCTGAACGCCACACAGGCGGCCGTTAGGGCAGGATATAGCGAGAAAACCGCTCGTTCTGTCGGGTCCGAGAACCTGACAAAACCTGACATCATGGCGGCTATCGAGGAGGCTCAGAAAGCCCGCTCTGAGCGCACTGGCATCACGGCGGATAGGGTTCTGACCGAGCTGGCTAAGATCGGCTTCTATGACATCCGCAAGGCTGTCAAATGGGGAGCGAACCCCGGAGACAAGACTTCGGAGAA is a window of Microvirga lotononidis DNA encoding:
- a CDS encoding terminase small subunit, whose amino-acid sequence is MLTDKQKRFVEEYLIDLNATQAAVRAGYSEKTARSVGSENLTKPDIMAAIEEAQKARSERTGITADRVLTELAKIGFYDIRKAVKWGANPGDKTSENADPNGLNIYPVSLVPSEKLDDDTAAAVAEVSLTQTGVKLKMHDKRAALVDIGRHLGMFKEKVEHSGPDGGAIPLTGLNVAFIKPNAS